Proteins encoded within one genomic window of Nitrospira sp.:
- a CDS encoding multicopper oxidase domain-containing protein, translated as MTVTKWLRPGIGILGLASALMAVGPLPASALMSHDAHVAQNANQDLAKPIHAQAGPVLMDKMSKAVEQVERQVHSKGPFQGAGAHAMQQGVLLVADDMDKVKVTQGGRCPAQAMVRAYDVTAMNVEITVNRFGDFYPGFMYALTENVAGVREEEAKNKTARESEDQTFAGGAVSNGLQGDLIQPLVIRANQGDCLRITLRNQIEGEPTNMIINGSQMLVASNGKPATANNPDALVASGKSGEFEWYIAPDTQEGGHAFHSHASRDQYSLGLLGSLVVEPRGSHFLSPFTGEEMKSGWEAIIDVDKGSDFREFVIFYHEAGDETFRLLNRKGDMLPQRDAHTDTYRPAARLLNYRSEPHGTRLEMQEHLVGFADESQGYGSYTFGDPATTIPRSYLGDPAKFRMIGGSEIVHSHHLHGGSIRWARQPGTSRLDPTLSKNGPVKFPLISDTSDRLDVQSIGPSEIYDEVIEGGSGGLQALAGEFVFHCHIPQHYVTGMWGFWRVYNTLQAPGFQTDVMKALVELPDRKGKIKPAVSSDKLVGTTVDWYGGKKWEITKDKTDWKANPAKVSIKDWVEYMLPPQGLPGKTEDQVQQAKANDPTVVNWKWEGALALNEPETPHKWADYVSPTPLKRPPITFDPQTGKLAFPWLRPHLGKRPPFAPNHGGAPWLEPFRVREDGTRDTEPPKPGAQGPWSLCPENAPRKFFTIHSIILPVTLKPATAKTAALIDPIAMLYVLHEEEAEVRSNPKKQVPLVIRGNVYDCVDVIFKNEIPDDARTGWSNKINLHPHFFQFDTSASDGPTIGFSYDMSLRAFTMLKDPQPDKGMPLPGNTILTADTKAGSRSITVADTSKFHVNTELGVGMDDPKYFEVARIKAINGKTITFDAPLKHTHKKNDIASVEFIRERWYVDADLGTVYWHDHVFGTDTWGHGLFSAFITEPPRSTYHDPVTGKEIRSGPVADIHTLEPVSAHIRGSFREVMMHIMDSNARTAELITTDNPQAKVGAVTVDGPPSHQFPEKINKSPMWFLNGGEATTGSGYSMRVEPLSVRLANNPDPSKLFVSGIHGDPGTPLLRAYLGDPIMVRALVGSANEVHTWHVTGHWFPMERYAKDAMPRSTVHLVIGERYDPAIPAAGGPQKQAGDYLYYSGRASHFAEGSWGIFRVFDELQGDLKPLPGREQIQKSAPSVCPADAPVKTFNVSAVDQQIRYHDGAPGMMEVDLERKMVFGNEQGKMYVLDGDRGRVKAGELKPSPLTLHVNVGDCVKVNLKNEMAKDRAGFHVDMMAFNPKDSFGANVGNNPGDQTVAPGESKTYTYYAHPEYGELAALIQDWGNVVENPRNGLFGSIIVGPKGSRYRDPVTGEDVTMKSSWRADVLVDRTISGNETRKNYRDFSLMFQDEDNIVGVSFMPYIQQVAGITAVNYRSEPTAWRMEKGCDIPEVFACVKAGETPSTPLLQAHVGDPVAVHVLGAFSEQVQLFTIDGHEWPHEPYMQGADQVSTMEFGGSEIINAHLTGGAGGPNRIIGDYIWKNQRPAYANAGQWGLFRVLPTDDQRIKPLTPQVPPTKTAKQNGKAKVSPASLSVK; from the coding sequence ATGACAGTGACGAAATGGTTGAGGCCGGGAATTGGAATATTAGGCTTAGCGAGCGCACTGATGGCTGTTGGGCCGCTGCCGGCGAGTGCGCTCATGTCGCATGATGCTCATGTTGCCCAGAATGCGAATCAGGATCTGGCAAAGCCGATCCATGCGCAAGCTGGTCCCGTATTGATGGACAAGATGTCAAAGGCCGTCGAACAGGTGGAACGGCAGGTTCACAGCAAAGGACCGTTCCAAGGTGCCGGTGCCCATGCGATGCAGCAGGGTGTACTCCTTGTTGCGGATGACATGGACAAGGTGAAGGTGACGCAGGGTGGGCGATGCCCCGCTCAGGCAATGGTTCGAGCCTATGACGTGACGGCGATGAACGTTGAAATCACCGTCAATCGGTTCGGAGATTTTTACCCTGGGTTTATGTATGCCCTGACCGAGAATGTTGCGGGCGTGCGTGAAGAAGAAGCGAAGAATAAGACGGCACGGGAGAGTGAGGATCAGACGTTTGCCGGTGGTGCCGTGTCGAACGGTCTTCAGGGCGATTTGATCCAACCATTGGTCATTCGTGCCAATCAGGGTGACTGTCTTCGGATCACGCTTCGCAATCAGATCGAGGGCGAACCGACGAACATGATCATCAATGGCTCGCAGATGCTGGTGGCCAGCAACGGCAAGCCGGCGACAGCCAATAATCCGGACGCGTTGGTAGCGTCGGGGAAGAGCGGTGAATTCGAATGGTATATCGCACCGGATACACAAGAGGGTGGGCATGCGTTCCATAGCCACGCCTCGAGAGATCAGTATTCTCTCGGTTTGTTGGGGTCGCTCGTGGTTGAGCCACGTGGATCTCACTTCTTGAGCCCATTCACCGGCGAGGAAATGAAGAGCGGCTGGGAAGCCATCATCGATGTGGACAAGGGATCGGATTTCCGGGAATTCGTGATTTTCTATCACGAAGCCGGTGATGAAACCTTCCGTCTTTTGAACCGCAAAGGCGACATGCTCCCGCAGCGTGACGCACATACCGATACCTATCGTCCAGCAGCCCGACTCTTGAACTATCGCAGTGAACCGCATGGCACACGATTGGAAATGCAAGAGCACTTGGTGGGTTTTGCCGATGAGTCTCAGGGCTATGGGTCCTATACCTTCGGTGATCCAGCCACGACGATTCCACGATCGTACCTCGGTGATCCTGCGAAGTTCCGCATGATCGGTGGTTCAGAAATCGTCCATTCGCACCATTTGCACGGAGGGTCGATTCGTTGGGCCAGACAACCTGGAACCAGCAGGTTGGATCCGACGTTGTCGAAGAACGGTCCGGTGAAGTTTCCATTGATCAGCGACACCTCGGACCGTCTTGATGTGCAGTCAATCGGACCGTCCGAGATCTATGATGAAGTGATCGAGGGTGGATCCGGCGGGTTGCAAGCATTGGCCGGTGAGTTTGTGTTTCATTGCCATATTCCACAGCACTATGTGACCGGCATGTGGGGGTTCTGGCGTGTGTACAATACCTTGCAGGCGCCAGGCTTCCAAACCGACGTGATGAAGGCGTTGGTGGAATTGCCGGATCGAAAGGGCAAGATTAAGCCGGCGGTCAGCTCCGATAAGTTGGTTGGAACCACAGTTGATTGGTACGGCGGGAAGAAGTGGGAAATCACGAAAGATAAGACGGATTGGAAAGCCAATCCTGCCAAGGTTTCCATCAAGGATTGGGTTGAGTATATGCTTCCGCCTCAGGGCTTGCCTGGCAAGACAGAGGATCAGGTCCAGCAGGCAAAAGCCAATGATCCTACGGTGGTGAACTGGAAGTGGGAGGGTGCCTTGGCACTCAATGAACCGGAGACGCCGCACAAGTGGGCCGACTATGTGTCTCCCACACCGTTGAAACGGCCTCCGATTACGTTTGACCCTCAGACTGGGAAGTTGGCGTTCCCGTGGTTGCGTCCGCACCTGGGGAAGCGTCCGCCCTTTGCTCCGAACCACGGGGGTGCCCCATGGTTGGAGCCGTTCCGAGTTCGTGAGGATGGAACCAGAGACACCGAGCCACCAAAGCCTGGTGCGCAAGGTCCGTGGAGTTTGTGCCCGGAGAATGCTCCTCGGAAGTTCTTCACGATCCATTCGATCATTCTTCCGGTCACACTGAAGCCGGCGACGGCCAAGACGGCTGCGCTCATCGATCCGATTGCCATGCTCTATGTGTTGCACGAAGAAGAAGCGGAAGTTCGGAGCAACCCAAAGAAGCAGGTCCCGTTGGTCATTCGCGGTAACGTCTACGATTGTGTGGACGTGATCTTCAAGAATGAAATTCCAGACGATGCGCGGACGGGATGGTCGAACAAGATCAATCTCCATCCGCACTTCTTCCAGTTCGATACGAGCGCGTCCGATGGTCCGACCATCGGCTTCTCGTATGACATGTCCCTTAGGGCCTTCACGATGTTGAAGGATCCACAACCGGATAAAGGCATGCCGTTGCCTGGTAACACGATCTTGACGGCGGATACCAAGGCCGGTTCACGGAGTATTACCGTTGCCGACACCTCCAAGTTCCATGTCAATACGGAATTGGGCGTCGGTATGGACGATCCGAAGTACTTTGAAGTGGCTCGGATCAAAGCCATCAACGGGAAAACCATCACGTTTGATGCGCCATTGAAGCACACGCATAAGAAGAACGATATTGCCAGTGTCGAGTTCATCCGTGAGCGCTGGTATGTCGATGCCGATTTGGGGACGGTGTATTGGCATGATCACGTGTTCGGCACGGATACATGGGGCCATGGGCTCTTCTCCGCATTCATCACGGAACCTCCACGGTCGACCTATCATGACCCGGTCACCGGTAAAGAGATCCGGAGCGGCCCCGTCGCGGACATCCATACATTGGAGCCGGTCTCGGCCCATATTCGTGGAAGCTTCCGCGAAGTGATGATGCACATCATGGACAGCAACGCCAGAACGGCGGAGCTGATCACGACCGACAATCCTCAGGCAAAGGTTGGAGCGGTTACGGTCGACGGGCCTCCGTCGCACCAATTCCCAGAGAAGATTAACAAGTCTCCGATGTGGTTCTTGAACGGTGGTGAAGCCACGACTGGCAGCGGTTACAGCATGCGTGTCGAACCGTTGAGCGTGCGCCTTGCCAATAATCCGGACCCGTCGAAACTATTCGTGTCCGGGATTCACGGGGACCCAGGCACTCCACTGCTTCGGGCGTACCTCGGTGATCCCATTATGGTGCGTGCCTTGGTAGGATCTGCCAATGAGGTACACACCTGGCACGTGACCGGGCATTGGTTCCCAATGGAACGGTATGCCAAGGACGCGATGCCCCGTAGTACCGTGCACCTCGTCATTGGTGAGCGGTACGATCCGGCCATTCCAGCAGCCGGTGGACCGCAGAAGCAGGCGGGCGATTACCTCTACTATAGTGGTCGCGCGTCACACTTTGCGGAAGGAAGCTGGGGCATTTTCCGTGTGTTTGATGAACTGCAGGGTGATCTGAAGCCGTTGCCTGGGCGTGAACAGATTCAGAAGTCTGCGCCGTCCGTGTGCCCGGCTGATGCACCTGTGAAGACCTTCAATGTGTCGGCGGTTGATCAACAGATCCGGTACCACGACGGAGCACCGGGTATGATGGAAGTCGACCTCGAGCGCAAGATGGTCTTCGGCAATGAGCAGGGTAAGATGTATGTCCTCGATGGTGATCGCGGTCGAGTCAAGGCCGGAGAGTTGAAGCCGAGTCCTCTGACTCTACACGTCAATGTCGGTGATTGCGTAAAGGTCAATCTGAAAAACGAAATGGCCAAGGATCGGGCCGGATTCCACGTCGATATGATGGCGTTTAATCCAAAGGACTCGTTCGGCGCCAATGTTGGTAACAATCCTGGCGATCAGACGGTCGCTCCAGGCGAAAGCAAAACCTACACCTACTATGCCCATCCGGAGTACGGTGAGTTGGCCGCACTCATTCAGGATTGGGGTAATGTGGTGGAAAACCCGCGCAACGGTCTGTTCGGGTCCATCATTGTCGGCCCGAAGGGGTCACGGTATCGTGATCCAGTGACCGGCGAAGATGTAACCATGAAGAGCAGTTGGCGAGCAGATGTGCTGGTTGACCGGACAATTTCAGGGAACGAGACTCGAAAGAACTACCGAGACTTCTCCTTGATGTTCCAGGACGAGGATAACATCGTCGGGGTCAGCTTCATGCCATACATCCAACAAGTGGCTGGTATCACGGCGGTAAACTACCGCTCTGAACCGACTGCATGGAGGATGGAAAAGGGTTGTGACATTCCTGAGGTCTTTGCTTGTGTGAAGGCCGGGGAGACTCCATCGACTCCGCTGCTTCAGGCCCATGTCGGTGATCCGGTGGCGGTTCACGTTCTGGGTGCCTTCAGTGAGCAAGTGCAGCTGTTCACGATCGACGGTCATGAGTGGCCGCACGAGCCGTACATGCAAGGTGCCGATCAGGTCAGCACTATGGAGTTCGGTGGGTCAGAGATCATCAATGCCCACTTGACTGGAGGAGCGGGCGGTCCAAACCGGATCATCGGTGACTACATCTGGAAGAATCAGCGTCCGGCATATGCCAACGCGGGCCAGTGGGGTCTTTTCCGAGTGCTCCCGACGGATGATCAACGGATCAAGCCGTTGACGCCGCAGGTGCCTCCGACCAAGACAGCCAAGCAAAATGGGAAGGCGAAAGTCTCTCCCGCTTCGCTGAGCGTCAAGTAG
- a CDS encoding iron-containing redox enzyme family protein has product MSVYMTKSAFLESLLQLMDNKHHWAWDHFASGRLTHAQLKLHFQQEYGVYVRDFPIFLARILGKNPPTSARHMLAENIYEEETGGLSLGTSHPELFLTMMEGLRFSRSSFERFHLLPEARTYRAWLDRMSHHREWVLGAATFTIFVEGSVKDRTELTAPSRRKRAKDIESLINVHPLVRYHGIHPSRMDLIRAHQLVEAGHRHDAYHMVVNYAPPAIRESVLTCLRKSLTLWLKYRDAVAKSCGITKP; this is encoded by the coding sequence ATGTCTGTTTACATGACGAAGTCGGCGTTTCTTGAATCGCTGCTCCAACTCATGGACAACAAGCACCATTGGGCTTGGGATCATTTTGCCTCCGGACGACTCACCCATGCCCAACTGAAGCTTCACTTTCAACAAGAATACGGCGTCTACGTTCGTGACTTCCCTATCTTCTTAGCCAGAATTCTCGGGAAAAATCCACCCACTTCCGCACGTCACATGCTGGCTGAAAATATCTACGAGGAGGAAACCGGAGGTCTTTCGTTGGGAACGTCTCATCCAGAACTCTTCTTGACGATGATGGAAGGGCTCCGATTCAGCCGCAGCAGTTTTGAGCGTTTTCATCTTCTTCCTGAGGCCCGCACCTACCGAGCCTGGCTTGACCGTATGTCCCATCACCGCGAATGGGTCCTGGGCGCGGCCACATTCACGATTTTCGTGGAAGGAAGTGTCAAGGACCGCACAGAGCTCACCGCTCCCTCAAGACGGAAACGCGCGAAAGACATCGAGTCCCTCATCAACGTCCATCCCCTTGTCCGCTATCATGGGATCCACCCGAGCCGGATGGATCTGATCCGTGCACACCAGCTTGTCGAAGCCGGACATCGTCACGACGCCTACCACATGGTCGTCAATTACGCGCCACCGGCAATCAGAGAATCGGTCCTGACTTGCCTTCGTAAGAGCCTCACCCTTTGGCTGAAGTATCGTGATGCTGTCGCCAAATCCTGCGGGATCACCAAGCCTTGA
- a CDS encoding NAD(P)H-binding protein, producing the protein MKIAVLGASAGIGLHCVRLALQKGHEVVTLSRRVVPLPDQAKLIRVQGSATNARAVRTAVDGAERVLVTLGVKSPLPTTVFSDSARTLLQVLKELGSSPTLIVLTGFGAGDSGSYNSFPMRLLFSLVLKQVYVDKGVQEQLIAAGDPRWEIVRPGRLTNDSMTGRYRVLNELVEGMKVGAISRADVAHFMVTQAEQPTYLGKYPALTY; encoded by the coding sequence ATGAAAATTGCGGTTCTTGGCGCGTCGGCTGGGATAGGACTCCACTGCGTGCGGCTTGCACTGCAGAAGGGCCATGAGGTCGTGACCCTCTCACGTCGGGTCGTGCCGCTTCCGGATCAAGCCAAACTGATACGGGTCCAGGGGAGTGCGACGAACGCGCGCGCTGTGAGAACAGCGGTGGATGGGGCCGAGCGTGTGTTGGTGACGCTTGGTGTGAAGAGCCCTCTGCCGACTACGGTGTTCTCGGACTCTGCTCGTACCTTGCTTCAAGTTCTGAAAGAGCTTGGTTCCTCGCCGACCCTCATTGTCCTCACTGGTTTTGGAGCCGGCGATAGCGGGAGCTACAATTCATTTCCTATGAGGCTTCTCTTTTCGTTGGTGCTCAAGCAGGTCTATGTGGACAAGGGGGTGCAGGAGCAGCTGATTGCTGCCGGAGATCCTCGGTGGGAAATTGTGCGGCCAGGCCGGTTAACCAACGACAGCATGACTGGCCGGTATCGTGTTCTCAATGAGCTAGTGGAAGGCATGAAGGTGGGAGCCATTTCTCGTGCTGATGTGGCGCATTTTATGGTAACTCAGGCGGAGCAGCCGACATATCTCGGCAAGTACCCGGCATTGACCTACTGA
- a CDS encoding zinc ribbon domain-containing protein, whose product MPIFEYVCRECNHRFELLIQGAAEAACPQCQTTKLEKQFSAFGVGATANWAPSGTPGACGSCGDPRGPGACSMN is encoded by the coding sequence ATGCCTATCTTCGAATATGTCTGTCGCGAATGCAATCACCGTTTTGAGTTGTTGATTCAGGGGGCAGCAGAAGCGGCGTGTCCTCAATGTCAGACGACGAAACTCGAGAAACAATTCTCGGCGTTTGGTGTGGGAGCGACGGCCAATTGGGCCCCCTCCGGTACTCCGGGCGCTTGTGGCAGTTGCGGTGATCCCCGTGGGCCAGGGGCCTGTTCGATGAACTAA
- a CDS encoding DUF2007 domain-containing protein, translating into MNAQDVGELAMIKSLLDGNRIAYVVHGEHVSSLYPGMPFVGSRVMVDAADHARAEVLLGRLRLSIRETSS; encoded by the coding sequence ATGAATGCGCAAGACGTTGGAGAGCTCGCCATGATCAAGAGCTTGCTGGACGGCAATCGTATCGCCTATGTCGTCCATGGCGAACATGTCAGTAGTCTCTATCCCGGAATGCCGTTCGTTGGGAGCCGGGTGATGGTTGATGCCGCTGATCATGCCCGTGCGGAGGTGCTTCTTGGGCGGCTTCGGCTTTCGATCCGAGAAACATCATCTTGA
- a CDS encoding DUF3386 family protein, with protein MEHQHTPPTVADDPQARDLLRRAFEATARWPQGFQGFTADLTVNVNGKETAGSILVKSPREVSVQLTDGDIQKWAQEQLGMIAVHRGPRSFDESDGKYILTMEEDRHPLGVKLTIHGSNSYYRLKDNRITQINRKMAHPGMNPFAFTINVEESAVTKDHKNLTTKYTVYYYSPTDGTLTNVESFTDTHIRIGACDLPATRRIITYESNQVVVKQLTFTNHTVL; from the coding sequence ATGGAACATCAGCATACTCCACCAACTGTCGCGGATGACCCGCAGGCTCGAGACCTGCTTCGCCGTGCCTTCGAGGCCACCGCTCGATGGCCCCAGGGCTTCCAAGGATTTACCGCCGACCTCACGGTGAATGTGAACGGAAAAGAAACCGCTGGTTCTATCTTGGTGAAAAGCCCTCGTGAAGTATCGGTCCAGCTCACCGATGGCGACATTCAAAAATGGGCACAAGAACAACTTGGAATGATTGCGGTCCATCGTGGCCCACGGAGCTTCGATGAATCAGACGGCAAGTACATCCTGACAATGGAAGAGGATAGGCATCCTTTGGGGGTCAAACTCACGATCCATGGCTCCAATTCCTACTACCGGCTTAAGGACAATCGTATTACCCAAATCAACCGCAAGATGGCCCACCCCGGTATGAATCCGTTCGCCTTTACCATCAACGTAGAAGAGAGTGCCGTCACGAAAGATCACAAGAACCTCACGACGAAGTACACGGTCTATTACTATTCACCAACAGACGGCACGCTGACCAATGTCGAGAGCTTCACCGATACCCATATCCGTATCGGCGCCTGCGACCTACCGGCCACCAGGCGGATCATCACCTATGAGAGCAACCAGGTTGTGGTCAAACAGCTGACCTTCACCAACCACACTGTGCTGTAA
- a CDS encoding DUF5069 domain-containing protein gives MKCTLAGYAHLARMIDKCRAVLAGTEGEYIYPCPMDERLLEFARLTSDQFTAAVKANDTDEGVLAWFQRNAQPHQPAELEGWNHQLLARGPSSPESAAKFKKYLAAVDSSRTDITAWSDLQDLEEGRTVPKREGSNSEA, from the coding sequence ATGAAATGCACGCTGGCGGGGTATGCCCATCTTGCGCGTATGATCGACAAGTGCCGAGCAGTCCTGGCCGGAACGGAAGGCGAGTATATCTATCCCTGCCCAATGGATGAACGGCTATTGGAGTTCGCCAGGCTCACCAGCGACCAGTTTACGGCTGCCGTGAAAGCCAATGACACTGATGAAGGGGTCCTGGCATGGTTTCAGCGGAACGCACAACCACATCAGCCGGCAGAATTAGAAGGCTGGAACCATCAGTTACTGGCACGGGGACCAAGCTCTCCGGAGAGTGCGGCGAAATTCAAGAAATACCTCGCCGCCGTCGACTCATCCCGCACTGATATTACCGCCTGGTCTGATCTGCAAGATCTCGAAGAAGGACGAACCGTTCCGAAACGAGAAGGGTCGAACAGTGAGGCGTGA
- a CDS encoding ATP-dependent Clp protease adaptor ClpS: MPIPATPETIPDIGEEVHTGAGSGFESRVVVYNCDCHTYKQVIDLFCRFIPGMTSAKAFELAYRIDHEGEAIVFTGSTEQADDIAAKLAGGGLKVVVQ, translated from the coding sequence ATGCCAATACCAGCCACACCAGAAACTATTCCCGACATTGGAGAGGAGGTTCATACCGGCGCCGGAAGTGGATTTGAATCCCGTGTTGTGGTATACAATTGCGACTGCCATACCTACAAGCAAGTCATCGACTTATTCTGCCGCTTCATCCCCGGTATGACCTCAGCAAAAGCCTTTGAACTCGCCTATCGCATCGATCACGAAGGGGAAGCCATCGTCTTTACCGGATCAACCGAACAGGCAGACGATATTGCAGCCAAGCTTGCGGGGGGAGGGCTTAAGGTTGTTGTCCAATAG
- the hemW gene encoding radical SAM family heme chaperone HemW: protein MTSAADIGLYVHIPFCRRRCHFCAFYLEIAHVDRMASFYAALTHEIRLQDQRNLLQGRMLQSIYFGGGTPTALPPDQLGALLKLIQTTWPTSPTAEITVEAHPSSVTRDGLTILAEAGFTRISFGAESMNEQDFAPIGRHGQVRDTATAVQAAREAGFININLDLMYGLPEQSLQDWQRTLELILPLAPSHVSCYALTIEEGTRLAQDIARQRVPAVDDQLHLEMETSTAQILAETGFVQYEISNYAKPTWHCRHNLLYWTGGEYLGLGPSAQSYVNGTRFGNVADLDQYVTDLNGNRLPLTDCTVLSQSEQNRDALVFGLRLLRGVPLHVLTGAERNTEVDHLLASGFLNVDHERLWLTPLGRRYADSVAEHLF, encoded by the coding sequence ATGACGTCTGCCGCAGATATTGGCCTCTATGTTCACATCCCCTTCTGCCGGCGTCGTTGTCATTTCTGCGCCTTCTACCTTGAAATCGCTCACGTCGATCGGATGGCGAGCTTCTACGCGGCCCTCACGCATGAAATTCGGCTACAGGACCAGCGGAACCTGCTCCAAGGCCGCATGCTCCAGAGTATTTATTTTGGTGGCGGAACCCCGACCGCTCTTCCACCCGATCAACTGGGTGCGCTGCTGAAATTGATACAAACAACCTGGCCGACCAGCCCAACTGCGGAGATTACGGTGGAGGCTCACCCCTCTTCCGTCACCCGTGACGGTCTCACAATCTTGGCAGAGGCCGGCTTCACAAGGATCAGCTTCGGAGCAGAGTCCATGAATGAACAGGACTTTGCCCCAATCGGGCGGCATGGACAAGTACGGGATACGGCCACCGCTGTTCAGGCGGCCCGTGAAGCTGGGTTCATCAATATCAACCTAGACCTCATGTATGGACTCCCTGAGCAATCGCTCCAAGATTGGCAACGCACCCTGGAGTTGATTTTGCCTCTCGCCCCATCCCATGTCTCCTGTTATGCCTTGACGATTGAGGAAGGAACCAGACTCGCTCAGGACATCGCGCGACAACGAGTTCCCGCGGTCGACGACCAGCTTCACCTGGAGATGGAGACTTCAACCGCACAAATCCTTGCAGAGACAGGGTTTGTCCAGTACGAGATCTCAAATTACGCCAAACCGACATGGCACTGTCGTCACAATCTCCTGTATTGGACCGGCGGTGAGTATCTCGGCCTTGGTCCAAGCGCCCAATCGTATGTGAATGGGACCAGGTTCGGCAATGTAGCGGACCTCGATCAGTATGTGACCGACTTGAATGGGAACCGATTGCCCCTGACCGATTGCACCGTCCTTTCACAGTCTGAGCAAAACCGTGATGCGCTCGTATTCGGCTTACGCCTGTTACGCGGAGTGCCGCTACACGTGCTCACGGGTGCCGAACGGAATACTGAAGTCGATCACTTGCTGGCAAGCGGGTTTTTGAATGTCGATCACGAACGGCTCTGGCTAACTCCGCTAGGGCGACGGTATGCAGACTCGGTAGCCGAACACCTGTTCTGA
- a CDS encoding formylglycine-generating enzyme family protein: MLFLTFTGHASMGETGVPPDMVLIPAGEFLMGSPEDGLSYDDERPQRLVYVASFSIDRYEITNTQYKQFIDGTGHPPPSHITPSFNLWHQATPLSGSEQHPVVNISWHDAVAYCRWQEKRLPTEAEWEKAARGTDGRRYPWGMNWDSFYSNSASYWAKHTIEFKDSAAWKAFWVAGEGARVSHEHGLNGEVLTLPIGTFPQGASPYGVLDMTGNAAEWVYDWYEPYSYLNAPLSNPHGPQGQLLKVVRGGSWLKPARNIRVSDRDYALPTDRATGIGFRCAKDAS, translated from the coding sequence ATGCTCTTTCTCACATTCACCGGTCACGCATCAATGGGCGAGACGGGAGTCCCCCCCGACATGGTGTTGATTCCAGCCGGAGAGTTTCTCATGGGCAGCCCGGAGGACGGCCTGAGCTATGATGACGAACGACCGCAACGCTTAGTCTATGTCGCGTCCTTTTCTATTGATCGCTACGAAATCACCAATACCCAGTACAAACAATTTATCGACGGCACCGGACATCCTCCGCCAAGCCACATCACCCCCTCATTTAACCTGTGGCATCAGGCAACACCACTCTCCGGAAGCGAACAACATCCGGTTGTCAATATCAGTTGGCATGACGCCGTGGCCTACTGCCGATGGCAAGAGAAACGGCTCCCGACCGAAGCGGAATGGGAGAAGGCCGCACGGGGTACAGACGGCCGCCGGTACCCCTGGGGCATGAACTGGGACAGCTTCTACAGCAACAGTGCGAGTTATTGGGCCAAACACACAATCGAATTCAAGGACAGCGCAGCATGGAAGGCCTTCTGGGTAGCCGGCGAGGGCGCACGTGTGTCGCATGAGCATGGACTCAACGGCGAAGTGTTGACCCTCCCGATCGGAACATTTCCTCAAGGGGCTAGTCCCTACGGCGTCCTCGACATGACCGGAAACGCGGCAGAATGGGTGTACGATTGGTATGAGCCCTACTCGTATCTCAACGCCCCACTCTCCAACCCTCACGGCCCACAGGGACAGCTCCTCAAGGTCGTACGAGGGGGATCTTGGCTCAAACCGGCACGAAACATCCGCGTCTCCGACCGTGACTACGCCTTGCCGACCGACCGCGCCACCGGGATCGGCTTTCGCTGTGCGAAAGACGCATCGTAA